A region from the Leptospira venezuelensis genome encodes:
- a CDS encoding aldehyde dehydrogenase family protein, with protein sequence MSSTATQPASSVSPASSGTASFPAANPKEMQRVFDVQRRHFHKVLKVSKAKDRVVLLKKLLAAVERLTPEIKQALQNDFRKAPHETDLTEVMPSIAELKDAIRHVKTWMKPERVKTPVSLFGARSSISYEPKGVTLIISPWNYPFYLAIAPLTAALAAGNTAIIKPSEFTPETSKLLTKLVKETFQEGEVAVFEGDHTVSTALMELPFDHIFFTGSTHVGKIVMAAAAKNLSTVTLELGGKSPAIIVPGANLKKAAQKLVWGKIMNAGQTCVAPDYLLLPEGQTEEFVKQAKAAVKSFYGETSADIKSNKDFCRLVNQRNFQRVSGYIHEAVEKGGKVVMGGETDSSQNYIEPTLIANVPANARIMEDEIFGPVLPILTYKDLDEAVEKVLSKPKPLALYVFGSNNKHINKVLKETSSGGAAVNDVIVHLANPNLPFGGINHSGHGSYHGWYGFRTFSHEKSVFKQAPFSSIEMLYPPYTGFVDKMLQFTKKFFV encoded by the coding sequence ATGTCCAGCACAGCTACACAACCGGCGAGCTCAGTCTCTCCCGCTTCCAGTGGAACGGCTTCATTTCCCGCTGCGAACCCTAAGGAGATGCAAAGAGTATTCGATGTCCAAAGACGTCATTTTCATAAGGTTCTGAAAGTATCCAAAGCCAAAGATCGAGTCGTATTATTGAAAAAATTACTGGCAGCAGTAGAAAGACTTACTCCAGAAATCAAACAGGCTTTACAAAACGATTTTAGAAAAGCTCCTCACGAAACAGATCTGACAGAAGTTATGCCTTCTATCGCGGAATTAAAAGATGCGATCAGACACGTAAAAACTTGGATGAAACCGGAAAGAGTAAAAACTCCAGTTTCACTCTTTGGAGCAAGAAGTTCCATTTCCTATGAACCAAAGGGAGTGACACTGATCATTTCTCCTTGGAACTATCCATTCTATCTTGCGATTGCGCCATTAACTGCGGCACTTGCAGCAGGAAACACAGCGATCATCAAACCTTCTGAATTCACACCTGAAACTTCTAAACTACTAACTAAGCTAGTAAAAGAAACCTTCCAAGAAGGCGAAGTTGCGGTATTCGAAGGAGATCATACTGTTTCTACGGCTCTAATGGAATTACCATTTGATCATATCTTCTTCACCGGAAGTACTCATGTAGGAAAGATCGTAATGGCAGCAGCTGCTAAAAATCTTTCTACTGTAACCTTAGAGTTGGGAGGAAAATCTCCTGCTATCATCGTACCTGGAGCGAACTTGAAAAAAGCAGCTCAGAAATTGGTATGGGGAAAGATCATGAACGCTGGACAAACCTGCGTTGCACCTGACTATCTACTTCTTCCAGAAGGACAAACAGAAGAATTCGTAAAACAAGCGAAGGCCGCTGTGAAATCTTTCTATGGAGAAACTTCTGCAGATATCAAAAGTAACAAAGACTTTTGTCGTTTAGTGAACCAAAGGAATTTCCAAAGAGTTTCCGGATATATCCACGAAGCAGTTGAGAAGGGTGGAAAAGTAGTGATGGGAGGAGAAACAGATTCTTCTCAAAACTATATTGAACCAACACTTATTGCTAATGTTCCAGCAAATGCAAGGATCATGGAAGACGAGATTTTCGGACCGGTGCTTCCCATCTTAACTTACAAAGACCTAGATGAAGCAGTGGAGAAGGTTCTCTCTAAACCAAAACCACTCGCACTCTATGTGTTCGGAAGCAATAACAAACATATCAACAAGGTTCTAAAGGAAACATCTTCCGGAGGAGCAGCGGTGAATGACGTTATCGTACACTTGGCAAACCCGAATCTACCATTCGGAGGGATCAATCACTCTGGACATGGAAGTTACCATGGCTGGTATGGATTCAGAACATTC